The following proteins are encoded in a genomic region of Candidatus Bathyarchaeota archaeon:
- a CDS encoding nitroreductase family protein produces MTREKVVDVFEAIKDRRSIRVFEREAISEEHVERLIDAARHAPSAGNIQPWEFVIVRDQQIKRQLSVAALNQTFIEEAPVVIVVCANEARSGQGYGSRGVNLYCIQDTAAATENILLAAYAMGLGACWVGAFREEMVRQALNTPTHVRPVAIVPVGNTSEKPAPRGRRPMREIVHRETF; encoded by the coding sequence AAAAAGTAGTGGATGTATTTGAAGCCATAAAAGACAGAAGAAGCATCCGCGTCTTTGAAAGAGAAGCGATATCCGAAGAACATGTTGAAAGGCTTATTGATGCAGCAAGACATGCGCCTTCAGCAGGTAACATTCAGCCGTGGGAATTCGTCATAGTAAGAGACCAGCAGATAAAGCGGCAGCTCTCAGTTGCCGCCTTGAACCAAACTTTCATTGAAGAAGCTCCTGTTGTAATCGTGGTTTGTGCAAACGAAGCGCGCTCTGGCCAAGGTTATGGAAGTCGCGGAGTGAACCTTTATTGCATTCAAGACACCGCTGCAGCCACAGAAAACATTTTGTTAGCAGCGTATGCCATGGGACTTGGCGCCTGCTGGGTTGGGGCTTTCCGAGAAGAGATGGTAAGGCAAGCTTTAAACACTCCTACCCATGTGAGACCAGTTGCAATCGTTCCTGTAGGAAATACTTCTGAGAAACCGGCGCCACGAGGACGAAGACCTATGAGAGAGATTGTTCATCGAGAAACTTTCTGA